A window of the Virgibacillus pantothenticus genome harbors these coding sequences:
- a CDS encoding transcription repressor NadR, protein MREKKKVFGEERRALILSLLKNANTPITGGELAKRTNVSRQVIVNDVTLLKARKEPIIATSQGYMYLSPRADGSVEKTIACQHTPDEAEAELTILVDYGITVKDVTIEHLVYGDLTASIMVSNRKEVEQFIHKITSTGAAYLSELTGGVHLHTLLADKEEQLNEAEIALKQAGFLMETNET, encoded by the coding sequence TTGCGAGAAAAGAAAAAAGTGTTCGGTGAAGAACGAAGGGCTTTAATTTTAAGTCTATTAAAAAATGCCAATACCCCAATTACTGGCGGGGAACTGGCAAAAAGGACCAATGTTAGCCGTCAAGTTATTGTTAATGATGTAACTTTGCTAAAAGCGAGGAAGGAACCAATTATTGCTACGAGCCAAGGATATATGTATTTGTCTCCCAGGGCCGATGGTAGCGTAGAAAAGACGATTGCCTGTCAGCATACACCTGATGAAGCAGAAGCGGAATTAACGATCCTTGTCGACTATGGAATAACGGTAAAGGATGTAACGATAGAGCATCTCGTTTATGGCGATTTGACAGCTTCCATTATGGTATCGAATCGAAAGGAAGTAGAGCAATTTATTCACAAAATCACATCCACTGGTGCAGCATATTTGTCTGAACTTACAGGTGGCGTCCATTTGCATACATTGCTTGCCGATAAAGAAGAACAACTAAATGAAGCAGAAATAGCTTTAAAGCAAGCGGGATTCTTGATGGAGACAAACGAAACATGA
- a CDS encoding IscS subfamily cysteine desulfurase: MIYLDYAATTPIDEEVLVIYQQVAANYWGNTSSLHHIGGEAKQVLENSRKSLASLLHVPPRGIYFTSGGTESNQLAIVSLALSQSYKGKHIITSQAEHSSVFSALSYLENSGFEVTKVPYTKDGQVDLLQLEKAIRSDTIMTTIGYVNSEIGSIQPLEKIRQLLHAEIIFHTDAVQAFGKVDLSNLHKVVDSFSISSHKLYGPKGVGAVYIQPRCAVKGIFPLQTHEHGIRGGTVNAPGIAAFVAAALKYVGEEWERAIKLRRLFLAELRRELKSQQQVIESSVSQLPHIVGLTFPNYEGQLIMLECSRKGFCISTGTACGQASATAGKTMVAMGYSEERQKEFIRISFGKDTSENDIVQLVQVLKEIVGGNKEIGDEDCEKRKKCSVKNEGL; encoded by the coding sequence GTGATATATCTTGATTATGCCGCTACAACGCCAATAGATGAAGAAGTATTAGTCATCTATCAGCAGGTGGCTGCAAATTATTGGGGAAATACAAGTAGCCTACACCATATAGGAGGAGAAGCAAAACAAGTACTGGAAAACAGTCGTAAAAGTTTAGCGTCATTATTACATGTTCCGCCAAGAGGGATTTATTTTACCTCAGGTGGCACAGAATCCAACCAGCTTGCAATTGTATCACTTGCACTCAGTCAGTCGTATAAAGGCAAGCATATTATAACTTCACAAGCAGAACATTCTTCTGTTTTTTCAGCTTTATCGTATCTGGAAAACAGTGGGTTTGAGGTTACGAAGGTACCGTATACGAAAGATGGACAAGTAGATCTGCTTCAGTTAGAAAAAGCAATTCGTTCTGATACAATTATGACAACGATTGGATATGTTAACTCAGAAATTGGCTCTATTCAACCACTTGAGAAAATTCGCCAGCTATTGCACGCAGAAATAATTTTTCATACTGATGCTGTCCAAGCCTTTGGTAAAGTTGATCTGTCAAATCTGCATAAGGTCGTCGACAGCTTTTCCATCTCATCACATAAATTATATGGTCCGAAAGGTGTAGGAGCAGTTTATATTCAACCTAGATGTGCTGTTAAAGGTATATTTCCTTTACAAACTCATGAACACGGGATTCGTGGCGGAACGGTTAACGCTCCTGGTATTGCGGCTTTTGTTGCCGCGGCATTAAAGTACGTTGGAGAAGAATGGGAGAGAGCAATTAAATTAAGGCGGCTGTTCTTAGCAGAGTTAAGGAGAGAGCTAAAGTCGCAGCAACAAGTAATTGAATCATCTGTATCACAGTTACCTCATATTGTTGGTCTTACATTTCCTAATTATGAAGGTCAATTAATTATGTTAGAATGTAGTCGAAAAGGCTTTTGCATATCAACTGGAACTGCCTGTGGGCAAGCATCAGCGACAGCAGGAAAAACAATGGTAGCGATGGGATATTCAGAGGAGAGACAAAAGGAGTTTATTCGAATTTCGTTCGGCAAAGATACGAGCGAAAATGATATTGTTCAATTAGTACAAGTATTGAAGGAAATTGTTGGAGGAAATAAGGAAATAGGTGATGAAGATTGCGAGAAAAGAAAAAAGTGTTCGGTGAAGAACGAAGGGCTTTAA
- the nadB gene encoding L-aspartate oxidase: MKGTDIIIIGSGIAALQLACQLKEQFNVMIITKGYIKDSNSYRAQGGIAAAISATDSLYDHYMDTITAADEHGHAAAIHTLVTEGRQIIKDWIRVAPFDMHSDGNIALGLEGAHSKARITHCGGDQTGKYMTEFLLRQLYLSKRVQWLENKMVIDLLQNKAERCIGVITKDIDGSCHTYVAPHVVLATGGAGELYASTSNTWSVAGDGVALAYRVGAKLSDMEFFQFHPTLLHINGRSIGLVSEAVRGAGATLKNDLNEQFMVHVHPLGDLAPRHIVAHEIFQQIKAGRKVYLDITPVKDFSSRFPAITNMCKQHGVSIQKGKIPVVPGAHFMIGGVVIDDWGATSVKGLYAIGEVAASGVHGANRLASNSLLEGLVYGKRLAAYIVQQHDNLQTIDFTPKKQHREQLTKLPFTKQELQQSMMQAVGIIRDHDCLSKQLRWLDAYQIDPFKQIEQSDRSTIQVYFMWIAARLITEAALHRTETRGCHIRSDFPNKDNEYWLQKRIVHFKSTNRMEVTYDQPYTIKHHA, translated from the coding sequence GTGAAAGGAACAGACATAATAATTATTGGCAGTGGGATTGCTGCATTACAACTTGCCTGCCAACTTAAAGAACAGTTTAATGTGATGATAATCACAAAAGGTTATATAAAAGATAGCAACTCTTATCGAGCTCAAGGAGGGATTGCTGCTGCTATTTCCGCAACCGATAGCCTCTATGATCATTACATGGACACTATTACTGCTGCAGATGAACATGGACATGCCGCAGCCATTCACACATTAGTCACGGAAGGAAGGCAAATCATTAAGGATTGGATTCGAGTTGCTCCATTTGATATGCATTCAGATGGCAATATCGCCTTAGGCTTAGAAGGAGCCCACAGTAAAGCACGCATTACCCACTGTGGGGGAGATCAAACTGGAAAATATATGACAGAGTTTCTTCTCCGCCAGTTGTATTTGTCAAAGCGTGTCCAATGGCTGGAAAACAAAATGGTAATCGATTTATTGCAAAACAAAGCAGAAAGATGTATTGGCGTTATAACGAAAGACATAGATGGATCATGTCATACTTATGTCGCTCCACACGTCGTTCTCGCAACCGGCGGAGCTGGTGAACTATATGCAAGCACGTCTAATACTTGGTCTGTTGCAGGCGATGGTGTAGCACTTGCTTATCGAGTAGGAGCAAAACTTAGTGACATGGAATTTTTCCAATTTCATCCAACCCTCCTCCATATAAATGGAAGAAGTATAGGACTTGTTTCTGAAGCCGTTCGTGGGGCGGGCGCGACCTTAAAAAATGATTTAAATGAACAATTCATGGTGCATGTTCATCCGTTAGGTGATTTAGCCCCTAGGCACATCGTTGCACATGAAATATTTCAGCAAATCAAAGCAGGAAGAAAAGTATATTTAGACATTACACCAGTAAAAGATTTCAGCTCCAGATTTCCTGCAATAACTAACATGTGCAAACAACATGGTGTTTCCATTCAAAAAGGAAAAATTCCTGTCGTCCCTGGAGCACACTTTATGATCGGAGGTGTCGTTATTGACGATTGGGGCGCTACCTCAGTGAAAGGCTTATATGCTATTGGTGAAGTTGCAGCAAGTGGTGTTCACGGTGCAAATCGTCTTGCCAGCAACTCTTTATTGGAGGGGCTTGTTTATGGAAAACGTTTAGCAGCCTACATCGTCCAACAACATGACAATTTGCAAACGATTGATTTCACACCAAAGAAACAACATCGAGAACAACTTACTAAACTACCATTTACCAAACAAGAACTACAGCAATCTATGATGCAAGCAGTTGGAATTATTCGTGATCATGATTGTTTATCTAAACAATTAAGATGGCTAGACGCTTATCAAATTGATCCCTTTAAACAAATCGAACAAAGCGATCGTTCCACGATTCAAGTATATTTTATGTGGATTGCTGCTCGCCTGATAACAGAAGCAGCATTACACCGTACAGAAACAAGAGGTTGCCATATTCGCTCCGATTTTCCCAATAAAGATAACGAGTATTGGCTACAAAAACGGATCGTTCATTTTAAATCGACGAATAGAATGGAGGTAACCTATGATCAACCTTATACAATTAAACACCATGCTTAA
- the nadC gene encoding carboxylating nicotinate-nucleotide diphosphorylase, translating into MNLIQLNTMLNQFYLEDIGHGDMTSQNLFDTHMQGTITFHAKEPGIFCGAEIIDLGFQIIHAPIQLIRNKENGDHLGVGDVIATASGSIINLLQAERVILNLLQRMSGIATLTSKAVQMVNETDVKICDTRKTTPGLRMLEKQAVRCGGGYNHRYGLSDAVMIKDNHIAFSGSITNAVQRIKSRLGHTVKIEVEIESEDQLLEAIANEVDIIMFDNCSPEMIRNWIHHVPKTIITEASGGIQLEQLLNYAKSGVDFISLGYLTHAAPSLDISASVYM; encoded by the coding sequence ATCAACCTTATACAATTAAACACCATGCTTAATCAATTCTATTTAGAAGATATTGGACATGGCGATATGACGAGCCAAAATTTGTTCGATACACATATGCAAGGAACCATCACATTTCATGCTAAAGAACCAGGGATTTTTTGCGGTGCTGAAATTATAGATTTGGGTTTTCAAATTATCCATGCTCCTATTCAGCTTATTAGAAATAAAGAAAACGGAGACCATCTAGGAGTTGGTGACGTAATTGCTACTGCATCAGGATCGATCATCAATCTATTACAAGCGGAAAGGGTGATCTTAAATCTGCTCCAACGAATGAGCGGAATTGCTACATTAACCTCAAAAGCTGTACAAATGGTGAATGAAACAGACGTAAAAATTTGTGATACTAGAAAAACGACACCTGGATTACGTATGTTGGAAAAACAGGCGGTACGATGTGGAGGCGGATATAATCATCGATACGGTTTATCTGACGCAGTGATGATTAAGGATAATCATATTGCCTTTTCTGGCTCAATTACAAATGCCGTACAAAGGATAAAGTCCAGGCTTGGTCATACAGTGAAAATAGAAGTTGAAATTGAATCAGAAGATCAATTATTAGAGGCGATTGCCAATGAAGTCGATATTATTATGTTTGATAATTGCTCTCCAGAAATGATTAGGAATTGGATTCACCATGTTCCAAAAACGATAATCACTGAGGCTTCTGGCGGTATCCAGTTGGAGCAATTACTGAATTATGCAAAAAGTGGGGTTGATTTTATCTCATTAGGTTATTTAACACATGCAGCACCGTCGTTAGATATAAGCGCTTCTGTCTATATGTGA
- the nadA gene encoding quinolinate synthase NadA has protein sequence MDLLKELTQPSTSIPKEYLALSKQEMEDRVKQIKLDLGNALFIPGHHYQKDEVIQFADAVGDSLQLAQVSAQNKEAAYIVFCGVHFMAETADMLTNNEQMVLLPDMRAGCSLADMADIYQTERAWEKLRQQFDDSILPLTYVNSTAAIKAFVGEHGGATVTSSNAHKMVEWAFTQKERILFLPDQHLGRNTASDLGIDETEMAIWDPIQDELVFTGDVQKIKVILWKGHCSVHENFTLNNVDYVRKEHPNMTIIVHPECKKEVVDAADYNGSTKYIIETIEQAKTGTSWAIGTEMNLVQRIMNQHPDKHIISLNPYMCPCLTMNRIDLPHLLWSLEKIQQGSPINQITVDTETASRARLALERMLERA, from the coding sequence ATGGATCTGCTTAAAGAGTTAACCCAACCATCCACATCCATTCCGAAAGAATATCTAGCCTTATCGAAGCAAGAAATGGAGGATCGGGTTAAACAAATAAAGCTTGATTTAGGCAATGCCTTATTCATTCCCGGACATCATTATCAAAAAGACGAAGTCATTCAATTTGCTGACGCTGTTGGCGACTCTCTTCAGCTCGCCCAAGTATCTGCACAAAATAAAGAAGCAGCTTACATTGTATTTTGCGGGGTTCATTTTATGGCGGAGACCGCCGATATGTTAACAAATAATGAGCAAATGGTGCTCTTACCTGATATGAGAGCAGGTTGTTCTCTAGCAGATATGGCTGACATCTATCAAACTGAACGCGCTTGGGAAAAGCTCAGGCAACAATTTGATGATTCTATTCTACCGTTGACATATGTAAATTCGACAGCGGCAATTAAAGCATTTGTCGGTGAACATGGGGGTGCTACTGTTACTTCATCGAATGCACACAAGATGGTGGAATGGGCATTTACACAAAAAGAACGGATTTTATTTTTGCCAGATCAGCATTTAGGGAGGAACACTGCTTCTGATCTTGGTATTGATGAAACAGAAATGGCAATATGGGATCCAATCCAAGATGAGCTCGTTTTTACTGGAGATGTACAGAAAATAAAAGTAATTTTATGGAAGGGGCATTGCTCCGTGCATGAAAACTTCACTCTAAATAATGTGGACTACGTACGAAAAGAACACCCCAACATGACTATTATTGTCCATCCCGAGTGCAAGAAGGAAGTGGTGGATGCTGCTGATTATAATGGCAGCACCAAATATATTATTGAAACGATTGAACAGGCAAAGACAGGAACCTCTTGGGCGATTGGAACGGAGATGAATCTCGTCCAACGAATAATGAACCAACATCCTGATAAGCATATTATTTCGCTAAACCCATATATGTGTCCATGTTTAACAATGAATCGAATTGATCTACCACACCTGCTCTGGTCTTTAGAAAAAATTCAGCAAGGATCACCGATTAATCAAATTACTGTAGATACAGAAACTGCTTCCCGTGCTCGTCTTGCACTTGAGCGCATGTTGGAAAGAGCATAA
- a CDS encoding 5'-nucleotidase C-terminal domain-containing protein has translation MANQIRMKWIYVLLIVVLIFSNVAPVTVVAAGETGAADELIISEYVEGSSQNKAIEIYNGTGADVNLASYQLKLYSNGKTEPSNTENLEGTLSHGDVLVLAHGQANDTIKQVADSTSAVVNFNGNDAIALEKNGEIIDLFGAIGDESDFAKDKTLVRNTNVTTPTSTYNASQWTDYGKDIFTYLGSHTMDGNDENNPGEPTDPDPNPEPDPETHTIGEARQLADGSEVVVEGIVTANSEALSNGNQFSTYIQDETAGINLFKYEQGDLPEVQKGDRVKVTGTMDSYNGLKEIVPASIEILERGQALPEVQQITLEDLQNKEVAESYEGELVRVNGYINSIPSSPAGGGYNVTFIDQDYNSALLRMMENAVDISQVEEKQWYDITGIVSQYNDHQLLPTEQADLQVAEEQPDPPSAAGEYETAVEKITDGDTIRIADPVFGSNRVRFVNMDTPETYAAKNKAPERQAINENQKYHGDEATAHIGTYIQPGDKITVKVGEQPTDNYGRLLAEVITADGKNVNLEMVRDGYAVSYFIAPIDEEAYPKYQQAVKEAKDQGLGIWGADNPLMELPFAFRANDDQKGFLRFVGNSDTKEYVIPDDWADVPVEKRVFFSSPEEAESYGYQPAGEGNPVEDNLLVQFLSMNDLHGKIDQQYDLDPDGDGVFDTYGRMDFVASALKEREQDNPNTFIVHASDMIGGSSPISGLLQDEPTVEILEEIGFDVGTVGNHEFDEGTEEFMRMLNGGEHPEGKGTEGYDGMNFPQLCANCVDKETGDTILPPYHIEEVDGEKIGFVGVNTQTSANMVISEGIADIKFTDETAAVNNAVAELQQQGVEAIVVLAHIPADQAGDGATGEAADLAREVDDAVDIIFAAHNHQVVDRIVDDKLIVQASEYGKAFADVDVEIDRTTGDIVKKDADVVFVKQSGYEADPAVSDILAKYENQIAPIMNEVVGYNATDLTGDYTNEGDHGLGNLIADGMNSIMDSDFAMMNGGGIRDDLLAGKVTWGDLYNIQPFGNTLMTFEIKGKDLAPIINAQLSPIYGPDYSISGFHYTWNPETNQVVDVTYPDGTPIEADKVFTLTVNNYMGTSKNPKHSPISELGKNPVMGPSDLDATVEFVKSLNTTENNPFLFEAEGRISVAKDEEPPLNPGGGTGNPGTGNGEGPGNSGNDGDNGNNGNNDNNNTGDNNGNNGNNNGNNNNNSNMNHDGGATPGKDNDDRDNGNNAGNGSSSNNANGTLIGNTDHNVSETPGSKNDDRSILPNTATNIYNLLFAGVALIVLGVALYMRKRFRAKKAS, from the coding sequence ATGGCTAACCAGATACGTATGAAATGGATTTATGTTTTATTGATTGTGGTTCTGATTTTTTCAAATGTTGCTCCGGTAACTGTAGTTGCTGCTGGAGAAACGGGCGCAGCGGATGAACTAATTATATCAGAGTATGTCGAAGGTAGCTCTCAAAATAAGGCAATTGAAATTTATAATGGTACAGGTGCTGATGTAAATCTCGCAAGCTATCAATTAAAGTTGTACAGTAATGGAAAAACTGAGCCGAGCAACACAGAAAATTTGGAAGGAACGTTAAGCCATGGCGATGTTCTTGTACTTGCTCATGGTCAAGCAAATGATACTATTAAGCAAGTAGCCGATAGTACTTCGGCAGTTGTCAATTTTAATGGGAACGATGCAATTGCTTTAGAAAAGAACGGTGAAATAATCGATTTGTTCGGTGCAATAGGGGACGAGTCAGATTTTGCTAAGGACAAGACGTTAGTTAGAAATACAAATGTGACTACACCAACTTCAACCTATAACGCTAGCCAATGGACCGATTATGGCAAGGACATATTTACTTATTTAGGAAGCCATACGATGGATGGGAATGATGAGAATAATCCTGGTGAACCGACGGATCCAGACCCCAATCCAGAACCAGATCCCGAAACCCACACGATTGGCGAAGCAAGACAATTAGCAGATGGTTCTGAAGTCGTTGTGGAAGGAATTGTTACGGCTAATTCTGAAGCATTAAGCAATGGCAACCAGTTTTCTACATATATCCAAGATGAAACAGCTGGAATAAATTTATTTAAGTATGAACAAGGTGATTTACCCGAAGTTCAAAAAGGAGATCGTGTCAAAGTAACAGGGACGATGGATTCTTATAATGGCTTAAAAGAAATTGTGCCAGCTTCGATTGAAATACTTGAACGAGGACAAGCCCTACCAGAAGTACAGCAGATAACATTGGAAGATTTGCAAAATAAAGAGGTAGCGGAGTCCTACGAAGGTGAGCTTGTACGTGTAAATGGCTATATTAATTCCATTCCTAGTTCTCCCGCTGGCGGCGGATACAATGTAACGTTTATCGATCAAGACTATAACTCCGCATTATTACGAATGATGGAAAATGCTGTTGATATTAGTCAAGTTGAAGAGAAGCAATGGTACGATATTACCGGAATTGTTAGTCAATACAATGATCATCAGCTGTTGCCTACTGAACAGGCTGATTTACAAGTAGCTGAGGAGCAGCCAGACCCTCCTTCAGCTGCAGGGGAATATGAAACCGCCGTGGAAAAAATAACCGATGGGGATACTATTCGAATTGCTGATCCCGTGTTTGGAAGTAATCGTGTTCGGTTTGTAAATATGGATACTCCAGAAACATATGCAGCAAAAAATAAAGCTCCAGAACGTCAAGCGATTAATGAAAATCAAAAATATCATGGTGATGAAGCGACAGCACATATCGGAACGTATATTCAGCCAGGCGATAAAATTACTGTCAAAGTTGGAGAACAGCCGACAGATAATTATGGACGTCTGCTAGCAGAAGTTATTACAGCTGACGGGAAGAATGTTAATCTCGAAATGGTACGTGATGGCTATGCTGTATCCTATTTCATTGCACCTATTGACGAAGAGGCATACCCGAAATATCAGCAAGCCGTTAAAGAAGCAAAAGATCAAGGGTTAGGTATTTGGGGTGCGGATAATCCGCTGATGGAATTACCGTTTGCATTTCGTGCGAATGATGATCAAAAAGGCTTCTTGCGCTTTGTCGGTAATTCAGATACAAAAGAATACGTCATTCCAGATGATTGGGCAGACGTACCTGTAGAAAAGCGCGTGTTTTTCTCAAGCCCAGAGGAAGCAGAATCCTATGGTTATCAGCCAGCAGGTGAAGGAAATCCTGTAGAAGATAACTTGCTTGTGCAATTTTTAAGCATGAATGATCTACACGGGAAAATTGATCAACAATACGATTTAGATCCAGATGGAGACGGCGTATTTGATACGTATGGTCGCATGGATTTTGTTGCATCAGCTTTAAAGGAAAGAGAGCAGGACAACCCAAATACATTTATCGTGCATGCTAGTGATATGATCGGTGGAAGCTCACCAATTTCTGGATTGCTTCAGGATGAGCCAACAGTGGAAATTCTTGAAGAAATTGGCTTTGATGTCGGTACGGTTGGGAACCATGAGTTTGACGAAGGTACGGAAGAATTTATGCGTATGCTAAATGGGGGAGAACATCCAGAAGGAAAAGGTACAGAGGGTTATGATGGGATGAATTTCCCGCAGCTTTGTGCAAATTGTGTTGACAAGGAAACGGGTGATACGATTCTACCTCCATATCACATCGAAGAAGTTGATGGTGAAAAGATTGGTTTTGTAGGGGTAAACACGCAAACATCTGCTAATATGGTAATATCTGAGGGGATCGCGGATATTAAATTTACCGATGAAACAGCAGCTGTCAATAATGCAGTAGCCGAGCTACAGCAACAAGGCGTTGAAGCAATTGTTGTATTAGCACATATTCCTGCCGATCAAGCAGGCGATGGTGCAACTGGAGAAGCGGCTGATTTAGCAAGAGAAGTTGATGACGCGGTCGATATCATTTTTGCTGCCCATAATCACCAAGTAGTAGATCGTATCGTTGACGATAAATTAATCGTTCAAGCGTCTGAATATGGCAAAGCTTTTGCTGATGTAGATGTGGAAATTGATCGCACGACTGGCGATATTGTTAAAAAAGATGCTGACGTAGTATTTGTGAAGCAAAGCGGCTACGAAGCAGATCCTGCTGTCAGTGATATTCTAGCGAAATATGAAAACCAAATTGCTCCAATTATGAATGAAGTAGTTGGGTATAATGCAACTGATTTAACGGGCGATTACACCAATGAAGGTGATCACGGGTTAGGAAATCTAATTGCGGATGGAATGAATTCGATCATGGATAGTGATTTCGCGATGATGAATGGTGGCGGTATTCGCGATGATTTGTTAGCTGGAAAAGTAACCTGGGGAGACTTGTATAATATTCAACCATTTGGAAACACATTAATGACCTTTGAAATTAAAGGGAAAGACCTGGCGCCGATTATTAATGCACAACTGTCACCAATATACGGACCAGACTATAGCATTAGTGGTTTCCACTACACATGGAATCCTGAGACGAATCAAGTAGTAGATGTTACGTATCCAGATGGTACACCAATTGAGGCGGATAAGGTGTTCACCTTAACTGTAAATAATTATATGGGTACTTCGAAAAATCCGAAGCACAGCCCAATTAGTGAACTTGGTAAAAATCCAGTTATGGGGCCATCTGATCTTGATGCAACGGTTGAATTTGTCAAAAGCTTAAATACAACGGAGAATAATCCGTTCCTATTTGAAGCTGAAGGCAGAATTTCTGTTGCCAAAGATGAAGAGCCACCACTAAACCCTGGAGGCGGTACAGGGAACCCAGGAACTGGTAATGGTGAAGGTCCAGGAAATAGTGGAAACGATGGCGATAACGGAAACAATGGTAACAACGACAATAACAACACCGGCGATAACAACGGCAATAACGGCAACAATAACGGCAACAATAACAATAACAGCAATATGAATCATGATGGTGGTGCTACACCAGGAAAGGATAACGATGACCGTGACAATGGAAACAACGCTGGTAACGGTTCGTCAAGTAACAACGCAAATGGCACTTTAATTGGGAATACTGATCATAACGTATCAGAAACACCAGGAAGTAAAAATGACGATAGAAGCATATTGCCAAATACGGCAACAAACATATATAATTTGTTATTCGCTGGTGTAGCTCTCATTGTTCTCGGTGTAGCATTGTATATGAGAAAACGATTTAGAGCAAAAAAAGCAAGCTAA
- a CDS encoding M15 family metallopeptidase, whose translation MKKSRLFLYIIIIGIVVAIMWYDKNNKSIVYIEQTHEEGEEPLQIDVEDIHRGELLLVNEEHGIEKSAKTDIVNLFENKHLIGDYGLIDNKIKLSKEITTYFNEMIEAAKKDGVNNFLISSGYREFQEQTKLYQEMGKDYALPAGFSEHQLGLALDVGSSAGSMAEAEEGVWIAENAWQFGFILRYPEEKKAITGIEYEPWHIRYVSKPHSAIMYDKDFVLEEYLDFLREKKQISTTVDGKNYHIRYYPVSKSMTVNIPKNHNYTISGDNVGGVIVTVYD comes from the coding sequence ATGAAAAAAAGCAGATTGTTTTTATATATAATTATTATAGGTATTGTTGTTGCGATTATGTGGTATGACAAAAACAATAAATCCATTGTCTACATCGAACAAACACATGAAGAAGGTGAAGAACCATTACAGATAGATGTGGAAGACATTCACCGAGGGGAGCTATTATTAGTGAATGAAGAGCATGGGATAGAGAAAAGTGCCAAAACGGACATCGTAAATTTATTTGAAAATAAGCATTTAATAGGCGATTATGGGTTAATCGATAATAAAATAAAGCTATCGAAAGAAATTACCACTTATTTTAATGAGATGATAGAGGCAGCTAAAAAAGATGGTGTGAATAATTTTTTAATCAGCAGCGGTTATCGTGAGTTTCAAGAGCAAACGAAGCTGTATCAAGAAATGGGGAAGGACTATGCGTTGCCGGCAGGTTTCAGTGAGCATCAATTAGGCTTAGCACTTGATGTAGGTTCATCAGCAGGATCAATGGCAGAAGCAGAAGAAGGTGTGTGGATCGCAGAAAATGCATGGCAGTTTGGGTTTATTTTGCGCTACCCAGAGGAAAAGAAGGCGATTACAGGGATTGAATACGAGCCGTGGCATATTCGTTACGTAAGTAAACCACATAGTGCGATTATGTATGATAAAGACTTTGTTCTAGAGGAATACTTGGATTTCCTCAGGGAAAAAAAACAAATTTCTACGACAGTGGATGGGAAAAATTATCATATCCGTTACTACCCAGTATCCAAATCAATGACGGTGAATATACCAAAGAATCATAACTATACGATTTCCGGTGACAATGTAGGAGGTGTTATTGTCACTGTGTATGATTAA